One genomic segment of Hordeum vulgare subsp. vulgare chromosome 2H, MorexV3_pseudomolecules_assembly, whole genome shotgun sequence includes these proteins:
- the LOC123430769 gene encoding putative lipid-transfer protein DIR1 — MAKSHALAATLLLVMVVSLAALEGVHGVCGMSNDEFKLCQPAAAVNNPTENPSAECCAALGKANLSCICRYKGIAGIWLRMYHIDAKRAMALPGKCGLTMPNNCS; from the coding sequence ATGGCTAAGTCACATGCATTGGCTGCAACACTGTTGCTTGTCATGGTGGTGTCCCTCGCCGCATTAGAGGGTGTTCATGGCGTCTGCGGCATGTCGAATGATGAATTCAAGCTTTGCCAGCCTGCGGCGGCAGTGAATAACCCGACAGAGAATCCATCGGCTGAGTGTTGTGCTGCGCTTGGGAAGGCCAATCTATCATGCATTTGCCGCTACAAAGGCATCGCCGGCATATGGCTGAGAATGTACCACATCGACGCAAAGCGCGCCATGGCTCTGCCTGGCAAGTGCGGTCTCACCATGCCCAACAACTGCTCGTGA